From Caretta caretta isolate rCarCar2 chromosome 3, rCarCar1.hap1, whole genome shotgun sequence, a single genomic window includes:
- the HBS1L gene encoding HBS1-like protein isoform X4, whose amino-acid sequence MTVSGKKQAMGFEVPSVIAEENGHSANTPQKRPSSEDSSVTSGIVELVSKSALPSQTIQIPEEQSTVPTPVKKSSKTRQQIDVKAELEKRQEGKQLLNLVVIGHVDAGKSTLMGHLLYLLGNVNKRTMHKYEQESKKAGKASFAYAWVLDETGEERERGVTMDVGMTKFETKTKVITLMDAPGHKDFIPNMITGAAQADVAILVVDASRGEFEAGFETGGQTREHGLLVRSLGVTQLAVAVNKMDQVSWQQERFQEITSKLGQFLKQAGFKESDVAYIPTSGLGGENLVTSCRSSELTEWYKGKCLLEQIDSFKPPQRSVDKPFRLCVSDVFKDQGSGFCVTGKIEAGYIQTGDRLLAMPPNETCTAKGITLHDEPVDWAAAGDHVSLTLTGMDIIKINVGCIFCGLKEPIKACIRFRARVLIFNIDVPITKGFPVLLHYQTVSEPATIRRLLSILHKSTGEVTKKKPKVLTKGQNALIELQTQRPVALELYKDFKELGRFMLRYSGSTIAAGVVTEIKE is encoded by the exons TGTGATTGCTGAAGAGAATGGTCATAGTGCTAATACACCTCAAAAAAGACCATCATCTGAAGATTCCAGTGTCACTTCTGGAATAGTTGAGTTGGTCTCTAAATCAGCTCTTCCATCCCAAACAATTCAGATTCCAGAAGAGCAGAGTACAGTACCTACTCCAGTGAAAAAGTCCAGCAAGACAAGACAACAAATAGATGTGAAAGCAGAGCTGGAGAAGAGGCAAGAAGGAAAACAGCTGCTGAATTTAGTGGTCATAG GACATGTTGATGCAGGTAAAAGTACTCTAATGGGTCATTTACTCTACCTTCTGGGCAACGTGAACAAACGAACTATGCACAAATACGAGCAGGAATCCAAAAAGGCTGGCAAAGCTTCATTTGCGTATGCATGGGTCTTGGATGAAactggggaagaaagagaaag ggGAGTAACAATGGATGTGGGTATGACCAAATTTGAGACAAAGACTAAAGTTATTACACTGATGGATGCTCCAGGACATAAAGATTTCATCCCAAATATGATCACAGGAGCTGCACAG GCTGATGTGGCTATTTTGGTTGTGGATGCTAGCAGGGGGGAGTTTGAAGCAGGGTTCGAGACTGGTGGACAGACTCGAGAACATGGGTTATTGGTTCGCTCTCTTGGAGTAACACAACTGGCAGTTGCAGTCAATAAAATGGACCAG gtCAGTTGGCAACAGGAGAGATTTCAGGAAATTACCAGTAAACTTGGCCAGTTTCTTAAACAAGCTGGCTTTAAG GAGTCCGATGTAGCTTATATCCCTACAAGTGGTCTTGGTGGTGAAAATCTAGTCACAAGCTGTCGATCAAGTGAACTCACTGAATGGTATAAGGGAAAATGTTTGTTAGAACAAATTG attctttCAAGCCACCACAGAGATCAGTGGATAAACCATTTAGATTATGCGTGTCTGATGTTTTTAAAG ACCAAGGATCAGGATTTTGTGTGACTGGTAAAATAGAAGCAGGATATATACAGACTGGAGACCGACTTCTGGCTATGCCTCCCAATGAAACTTGCACTGCAAAAG GAATCACACTGCATGATGAACCAGTTGATTGGGCTGCAGCAGGAGATCACGTTAGTCTCACTTTGACCGGCATGGATATCATCAAAATCAA TGTTGGCTGTATATTTTGTGGTCTCAAGGAACCCATCAAAGCCTGCATTCGTTTCAGAGCTCGAGTCCTCATCTTTAATATTGATGTCCCCATTACTAAAGGATTCCCG GTACTTTTACACTATCAAACTGTAAGTGAGCCTGCCACTATTAGACGATTATTGAGTATCCTTCACAAGAGTACTGGCGAAGTCACAAAGAAAAAACCTAA GGTCCTCACTAAAGGACAGAATGCTTTAATAGAACTACAAACACAAAGGCCTGTTGCCCTGGAATTGTACAAAGATTTTAAAGAACTTGGAAGGTTTATGTTACGCTACAGCGGATCCACTATAGCTGCAGGAGTTGTCACAGAG aTTAAAGAATGA